A portion of the Aphelocoma coerulescens isolate FSJ_1873_10779 chromosome 1, UR_Acoe_1.0, whole genome shotgun sequence genome contains these proteins:
- the ERG gene encoding transcriptional regulator ERG isoform X3 has translation MIQTVPDPAAHIKEALSVVSEDQSLFECAYGSPHLTKTEMTASSSSEYGQTSKMSPRVPQQDWLSQPPARVTIKMECNPNQVNGSRNSPDDCSVAKGGKMVSSSDSVGMNYGNYMEEKHVPPPNMTTNERRVIVPADPTLWSTDHVRQWLEWAVKEYGLPDVDILLFQNIDGKELCKMTKDDFQRLTPSYNADILLSHLHYLRETPLPHLTSDDVDKALQNSPRLMHARNTGGATFIFPNTSVYPEATQRITTRPATQPSSSTVPKTEDQRPQLDPYQILGPTSSRLANPGSGQIQLWQFLLELLSDSSNSNCITWEGTNGEFKMTDPDEVARRWGERKSKPNMNYDKLSRALRYYYDKNIMTKVHGKRYAYKFDFHGIAQALQPHPPESSMYKYPSDLPYMSSYHAHPQKMNFVAPHPPALPVTSSSFFAAPNPYWNSPTGGIYPNTRLPAAHMPSHLGTYY, from the exons GAAGCGTTATCGGTGGTGAGCGAAGACCAGTCCCTGTTCGAGTGTGCCTACGGATCACCCCACCTCACCAAGACAGAGATGACGGCCTCCTCCTCCAGTGAATATGGGCAGACCTCAAAGATGAGCCCACGTGTCCCCCAGCAGGACTGGTTGTCCCAGCCCCCGGCCAGAGTCACCATCAAGATGGAGTGTAACCCCAACCAGGTTAACGGGTCAAG GAATTCTCCAGATGACTGCAGCGTGGCAAAAGGAGGGAAGATGGTGAGCAGCTCGGACAGTGTTGGGATGAACTATGGAAACTACATGGAGGAGAAGCACGTTCCACCCCCAAACATGACGACCAATGAACGAAGAGTCATTGTGCCAGCAG ACCCCACGCTGTGGAGCACAGACCACGTGCGCCAGTGGCTGGAGTGGGCGGTGAAGGAGTACGGGCTGCCGGACGTGGACATCCTGCTCTTCCAGAACATCGACGGCAAGGAGCTCTGCAAAATGACCAAGGATGACTTCCAGAGGCTCACCCCCAGCTACAATGCAGACATCCTCCTGTCACACCTACACTACCTCAGAGAGA ctCCTCTTCCACATTTGACTTCAGATGATGTTGATAAGGCCTTACAAAACTCTCCACGGTTAATGCATGCTAGAAACACAG gAGGTGccacttttatttttccaaacacATCAGTTTATCCAGAAGCAACACAAAGAATTACAACCAGGCCAG ctACTCAGCCATCATCCTCAACAGTTCCCAAAACAGAAGACCAGCGTCCTCAGTTAG ATCCATATCAGATTCTTGGACCGACCAGCAGCCGACTTGCAAATCCAG GGAGCGGGCAGATCCAGCTGTGGCAgttcctgctggagctgctgtcgGACAGCTCCAACTCCAACTGCATCACCTGGGAGGGCACCAACGGCGAGTTCAAGATGACGGACCCCGACGAGGTGGCGCGGCGCTGGGGCGAGCGCAAGAGCAAGCCCAACATGAACTACGACAAGCTCAGCCGCGCCCTCCGCTACTACTACGACAAGAACATCATGACCAAGGTGCACGGCAAGCGCTACGCCTACAAATTCGACTTCCACGGCATCGCCCAGGCCCTGCAGCCTCACCCCCCGGAGTCGTCCATGTACAAATACCCGTCAGACCTGCCCTACATGAGCTCGTACCACGCGCACCCGCAGAAGATGAACTTTGTAGCTCCCCACCCCCCTGCCTTGCCCGTAACATCCTCCAGCTTTTTTGCTGCCCCCAATCCGTACTGGAATTCGCCGACTGGAGGGATCTACCCCAACACCAGGCTGCCAGCTGCTCATATGCCTTCTCATCTTGGCACCTACTACTAA
- the ERG gene encoding transcriptional regulator ERG isoform X1, whose product MIQTVPDPAAHIKEALSVVSEDQSLFECAYGSPHLTKTEMTASSSSEYGQTSKMSPRVPQQDWLSQPPARVTIKMECNPNQVNGSRNSPDDCSVAKGGKMVSSSDSVGMNYGNYMEEKHVPPPNMTTNERRVIVPADPTLWSTDHVRQWLEWAVKEYGLPDVDILLFQNIDGKELCKMTKDDFQRLTPSYNADILLSHLHYLRETPLPHLTSDDVDKALQNSPRLMHARNTGGATFIFPNTSVYPEATQRITTRPDLPYEQARRSAWTSHTHPSPQSKATQPSSSTVPKTEDQRPQLDPYQILGPTSSRLANPGSGQIQLWQFLLELLSDSSNSNCITWEGTNGEFKMTDPDEVARRWGERKSKPNMNYDKLSRALRYYYDKNIMTKVHGKRYAYKFDFHGIAQALQPHPPESSMYKYPSDLPYMSSYHAHPQKMNFVAPHPPALPVTSSSFFAAPNPYWNSPTGGIYPNTRLPAAHMPSHLGTYY is encoded by the exons GAAGCGTTATCGGTGGTGAGCGAAGACCAGTCCCTGTTCGAGTGTGCCTACGGATCACCCCACCTCACCAAGACAGAGATGACGGCCTCCTCCTCCAGTGAATATGGGCAGACCTCAAAGATGAGCCCACGTGTCCCCCAGCAGGACTGGTTGTCCCAGCCCCCGGCCAGAGTCACCATCAAGATGGAGTGTAACCCCAACCAGGTTAACGGGTCAAG GAATTCTCCAGATGACTGCAGCGTGGCAAAAGGAGGGAAGATGGTGAGCAGCTCGGACAGTGTTGGGATGAACTATGGAAACTACATGGAGGAGAAGCACGTTCCACCCCCAAACATGACGACCAATGAACGAAGAGTCATTGTGCCAGCAG ACCCCACGCTGTGGAGCACAGACCACGTGCGCCAGTGGCTGGAGTGGGCGGTGAAGGAGTACGGGCTGCCGGACGTGGACATCCTGCTCTTCCAGAACATCGACGGCAAGGAGCTCTGCAAAATGACCAAGGATGACTTCCAGAGGCTCACCCCCAGCTACAATGCAGACATCCTCCTGTCACACCTACACTACCTCAGAGAGA ctCCTCTTCCACATTTGACTTCAGATGATGTTGATAAGGCCTTACAAAACTCTCCACGGTTAATGCATGCTAGAAACACAG gAGGTGccacttttatttttccaaacacATCAGTTTATCCAGAAGCAACACAAAGAATTACAACCAGGCCAG atTTGCCTTATGAGCAAGCCAGGAGATCAGCATGGACGAGTCACACCCACCCCAGCCCTCAGTCAAAAG ctACTCAGCCATCATCCTCAACAGTTCCCAAAACAGAAGACCAGCGTCCTCAGTTAG ATCCATATCAGATTCTTGGACCGACCAGCAGCCGACTTGCAAATCCAG GGAGCGGGCAGATCCAGCTGTGGCAgttcctgctggagctgctgtcgGACAGCTCCAACTCCAACTGCATCACCTGGGAGGGCACCAACGGCGAGTTCAAGATGACGGACCCCGACGAGGTGGCGCGGCGCTGGGGCGAGCGCAAGAGCAAGCCCAACATGAACTACGACAAGCTCAGCCGCGCCCTCCGCTACTACTACGACAAGAACATCATGACCAAGGTGCACGGCAAGCGCTACGCCTACAAATTCGACTTCCACGGCATCGCCCAGGCCCTGCAGCCTCACCCCCCGGAGTCGTCCATGTACAAATACCCGTCAGACCTGCCCTACATGAGCTCGTACCACGCGCACCCGCAGAAGATGAACTTTGTAGCTCCCCACCCCCCTGCCTTGCCCGTAACATCCTCCAGCTTTTTTGCTGCCCCCAATCCGTACTGGAATTCGCCGACTGGAGGGATCTACCCCAACACCAGGCTGCCAGCTGCTCATATGCCTTCTCATCTTGGCACCTACTACTAA
- the ERG gene encoding transcriptional regulator ERG isoform X6 — MTASSSSEYGQTSKMSPRVPQQDWLSQPPARVTIKMECNPNQVNGSRNSPDDCSVAKGGKMVSSSDSVGMNYGNYMEEKHVPPPNMTTNERRVIVPADPTLWSTDHVRQWLEWAVKEYGLPDVDILLFQNIDGKELCKMTKDDFQRLTPSYNADILLSHLHYLRETPLPHLTSDDVDKALQNSPRLMHARNTGGATFIFPNTSVYPEATQRITTRPDLPYEQARRSAWTSHTHPSPQSKATQPSSSTVPKTEDQRPQLDPYQILGPTSSRLANPGSGQIQLWQFLLELLSDSSNSNCITWEGTNGEFKMTDPDEVARRWGERKSKPNMNYDKLSRALRYYYDKNIMTKVHGKRYAYKFDFHGIAQALQPHPPESSMYKYPSDLPYMSSYHAHPQKMNFVAPHPPALPVTSSSFFAAPNPYWNSPTGGIYPNTRLPAAHMPSHLGTYY, encoded by the exons ATGACGGCCTCCTCCTCCAGTGAATATGGGCAGACCTCAAAGATGAGCCCACGTGTCCCCCAGCAGGACTGGTTGTCCCAGCCCCCGGCCAGAGTCACCATCAAGATGGAGTGTAACCCCAACCAGGTTAACGGGTCAAG GAATTCTCCAGATGACTGCAGCGTGGCAAAAGGAGGGAAGATGGTGAGCAGCTCGGACAGTGTTGGGATGAACTATGGAAACTACATGGAGGAGAAGCACGTTCCACCCCCAAACATGACGACCAATGAACGAAGAGTCATTGTGCCAGCAG ACCCCACGCTGTGGAGCACAGACCACGTGCGCCAGTGGCTGGAGTGGGCGGTGAAGGAGTACGGGCTGCCGGACGTGGACATCCTGCTCTTCCAGAACATCGACGGCAAGGAGCTCTGCAAAATGACCAAGGATGACTTCCAGAGGCTCACCCCCAGCTACAATGCAGACATCCTCCTGTCACACCTACACTACCTCAGAGAGA ctCCTCTTCCACATTTGACTTCAGATGATGTTGATAAGGCCTTACAAAACTCTCCACGGTTAATGCATGCTAGAAACACAG gAGGTGccacttttatttttccaaacacATCAGTTTATCCAGAAGCAACACAAAGAATTACAACCAGGCCAG atTTGCCTTATGAGCAAGCCAGGAGATCAGCATGGACGAGTCACACCCACCCCAGCCCTCAGTCAAAAG ctACTCAGCCATCATCCTCAACAGTTCCCAAAACAGAAGACCAGCGTCCTCAGTTAG ATCCATATCAGATTCTTGGACCGACCAGCAGCCGACTTGCAAATCCAG GGAGCGGGCAGATCCAGCTGTGGCAgttcctgctggagctgctgtcgGACAGCTCCAACTCCAACTGCATCACCTGGGAGGGCACCAACGGCGAGTTCAAGATGACGGACCCCGACGAGGTGGCGCGGCGCTGGGGCGAGCGCAAGAGCAAGCCCAACATGAACTACGACAAGCTCAGCCGCGCCCTCCGCTACTACTACGACAAGAACATCATGACCAAGGTGCACGGCAAGCGCTACGCCTACAAATTCGACTTCCACGGCATCGCCCAGGCCCTGCAGCCTCACCCCCCGGAGTCGTCCATGTACAAATACCCGTCAGACCTGCCCTACATGAGCTCGTACCACGCGCACCCGCAGAAGATGAACTTTGTAGCTCCCCACCCCCCTGCCTTGCCCGTAACATCCTCCAGCTTTTTTGCTGCCCCCAATCCGTACTGGAATTCGCCGACTGGAGGGATCTACCCCAACACCAGGCTGCCAGCTGCTCATATGCCTTCTCATCTTGGCACCTACTACTAA
- the ERG gene encoding transcriptional regulator ERG isoform X7, with the protein MVSSSDSVGMNYGNYMEEKHVPPPNMTTNERRVIVPADPTLWSTDHVRQWLEWAVKEYGLPDVDILLFQNIDGKELCKMTKDDFQRLTPSYNADILLSHLHYLRETPLPHLTSDDVDKALQNSPRLMHARNTGGATFIFPNTSVYPEATQRITTRPDLPYEQARRSAWTSHTHPSPQSKATQPSSSTVPKTEDQRPQLDPYQILGPTSSRLANPGSGQIQLWQFLLELLSDSSNSNCITWEGTNGEFKMTDPDEVARRWGERKSKPNMNYDKLSRALRYYYDKNIMTKVHGKRYAYKFDFHGIAQALQPHPPESSMYKYPSDLPYMSSYHAHPQKMNFVAPHPPALPVTSSSFFAAPNPYWNSPTGGIYPNTRLPAAHMPSHLGTYY; encoded by the exons ATGGTGAGCAGCTCGGACAGTGTTGGGATGAACTATGGAAACTACATGGAGGAGAAGCACGTTCCACCCCCAAACATGACGACCAATGAACGAAGAGTCATTGTGCCAGCAG ACCCCACGCTGTGGAGCACAGACCACGTGCGCCAGTGGCTGGAGTGGGCGGTGAAGGAGTACGGGCTGCCGGACGTGGACATCCTGCTCTTCCAGAACATCGACGGCAAGGAGCTCTGCAAAATGACCAAGGATGACTTCCAGAGGCTCACCCCCAGCTACAATGCAGACATCCTCCTGTCACACCTACACTACCTCAGAGAGA ctCCTCTTCCACATTTGACTTCAGATGATGTTGATAAGGCCTTACAAAACTCTCCACGGTTAATGCATGCTAGAAACACAG gAGGTGccacttttatttttccaaacacATCAGTTTATCCAGAAGCAACACAAAGAATTACAACCAGGCCAG atTTGCCTTATGAGCAAGCCAGGAGATCAGCATGGACGAGTCACACCCACCCCAGCCCTCAGTCAAAAG ctACTCAGCCATCATCCTCAACAGTTCCCAAAACAGAAGACCAGCGTCCTCAGTTAG ATCCATATCAGATTCTTGGACCGACCAGCAGCCGACTTGCAAATCCAG GGAGCGGGCAGATCCAGCTGTGGCAgttcctgctggagctgctgtcgGACAGCTCCAACTCCAACTGCATCACCTGGGAGGGCACCAACGGCGAGTTCAAGATGACGGACCCCGACGAGGTGGCGCGGCGCTGGGGCGAGCGCAAGAGCAAGCCCAACATGAACTACGACAAGCTCAGCCGCGCCCTCCGCTACTACTACGACAAGAACATCATGACCAAGGTGCACGGCAAGCGCTACGCCTACAAATTCGACTTCCACGGCATCGCCCAGGCCCTGCAGCCTCACCCCCCGGAGTCGTCCATGTACAAATACCCGTCAGACCTGCCCTACATGAGCTCGTACCACGCGCACCCGCAGAAGATGAACTTTGTAGCTCCCCACCCCCCTGCCTTGCCCGTAACATCCTCCAGCTTTTTTGCTGCCCCCAATCCGTACTGGAATTCGCCGACTGGAGGGATCTACCCCAACACCAGGCTGCCAGCTGCTCATATGCCTTCTCATCTTGGCACCTACTACTAA
- the ERG gene encoding transcriptional regulator ERG isoform X4 — MIQTVPDPAAHIKEALSVVSEDQSLFECAYGSPHLTKTEMTASSSSEYGQTSKMSPRVPQQDWLSQPPARVTIKMECNPNQVNGSRNSPDDCSVAKGGKMVSSSDSVGMNYGNYMEEKHVPPPNMTTNERRVIVPADPTLWSTDHVRQWLEWAVKEYGLPDVDILLFQNIDGKELCKMTKDDFQRLTPSYNADILLSHLHYLRETPLPHLTSDDVDKALQNSPRLMHARNTDLPYEQARRSAWTSHTHPSPQSKATQPSSSTVPKTEDQRPQLDPYQILGPTSSRLANPGSGQIQLWQFLLELLSDSSNSNCITWEGTNGEFKMTDPDEVARRWGERKSKPNMNYDKLSRALRYYYDKNIMTKVHGKRYAYKFDFHGIAQALQPHPPESSMYKYPSDLPYMSSYHAHPQKMNFVAPHPPALPVTSSSFFAAPNPYWNSPTGGIYPNTRLPAAHMPSHLGTYY; from the exons GAAGCGTTATCGGTGGTGAGCGAAGACCAGTCCCTGTTCGAGTGTGCCTACGGATCACCCCACCTCACCAAGACAGAGATGACGGCCTCCTCCTCCAGTGAATATGGGCAGACCTCAAAGATGAGCCCACGTGTCCCCCAGCAGGACTGGTTGTCCCAGCCCCCGGCCAGAGTCACCATCAAGATGGAGTGTAACCCCAACCAGGTTAACGGGTCAAG GAATTCTCCAGATGACTGCAGCGTGGCAAAAGGAGGGAAGATGGTGAGCAGCTCGGACAGTGTTGGGATGAACTATGGAAACTACATGGAGGAGAAGCACGTTCCACCCCCAAACATGACGACCAATGAACGAAGAGTCATTGTGCCAGCAG ACCCCACGCTGTGGAGCACAGACCACGTGCGCCAGTGGCTGGAGTGGGCGGTGAAGGAGTACGGGCTGCCGGACGTGGACATCCTGCTCTTCCAGAACATCGACGGCAAGGAGCTCTGCAAAATGACCAAGGATGACTTCCAGAGGCTCACCCCCAGCTACAATGCAGACATCCTCCTGTCACACCTACACTACCTCAGAGAGA ctCCTCTTCCACATTTGACTTCAGATGATGTTGATAAGGCCTTACAAAACTCTCCACGGTTAATGCATGCTAGAAACACAG atTTGCCTTATGAGCAAGCCAGGAGATCAGCATGGACGAGTCACACCCACCCCAGCCCTCAGTCAAAAG ctACTCAGCCATCATCCTCAACAGTTCCCAAAACAGAAGACCAGCGTCCTCAGTTAG ATCCATATCAGATTCTTGGACCGACCAGCAGCCGACTTGCAAATCCAG GGAGCGGGCAGATCCAGCTGTGGCAgttcctgctggagctgctgtcgGACAGCTCCAACTCCAACTGCATCACCTGGGAGGGCACCAACGGCGAGTTCAAGATGACGGACCCCGACGAGGTGGCGCGGCGCTGGGGCGAGCGCAAGAGCAAGCCCAACATGAACTACGACAAGCTCAGCCGCGCCCTCCGCTACTACTACGACAAGAACATCATGACCAAGGTGCACGGCAAGCGCTACGCCTACAAATTCGACTTCCACGGCATCGCCCAGGCCCTGCAGCCTCACCCCCCGGAGTCGTCCATGTACAAATACCCGTCAGACCTGCCCTACATGAGCTCGTACCACGCGCACCCGCAGAAGATGAACTTTGTAGCTCCCCACCCCCCTGCCTTGCCCGTAACATCCTCCAGCTTTTTTGCTGCCCCCAATCCGTACTGGAATTCGCCGACTGGAGGGATCTACCCCAACACCAGGCTGCCAGCTGCTCATATGCCTTCTCATCTTGGCACCTACTACTAA
- the ERG gene encoding transcriptional regulator ERG isoform X5, whose amino-acid sequence MIQTVPDPAAHIKEALSVVSEDQSLFECAYGSPHLTKTEMTASSSSEYGQTSKMSPRVPQQDWLSQPPARVTIKMECNPNQVNGSRNSPDDCSVAKGGKMVSSSDSVGMNYGNYMEEKHVPPPNMTTNERRVIVPADPTLWSTDHVRQWLEWAVKEYGLPDVDILLFQNIDGKELCKMTKDDFQRLTPSYNADILLSHLHYLRERGATFIFPNTSVYPEATQRITTRPDLPYEQARRSAWTSHTHPSPQSKATQPSSSTVPKTEDQRPQLDPYQILGPTSSRLANPGSGQIQLWQFLLELLSDSSNSNCITWEGTNGEFKMTDPDEVARRWGERKSKPNMNYDKLSRALRYYYDKNIMTKVHGKRYAYKFDFHGIAQALQPHPPESSMYKYPSDLPYMSSYHAHPQKMNFVAPHPPALPVTSSSFFAAPNPYWNSPTGGIYPNTRLPAAHMPSHLGTYY is encoded by the exons GAAGCGTTATCGGTGGTGAGCGAAGACCAGTCCCTGTTCGAGTGTGCCTACGGATCACCCCACCTCACCAAGACAGAGATGACGGCCTCCTCCTCCAGTGAATATGGGCAGACCTCAAAGATGAGCCCACGTGTCCCCCAGCAGGACTGGTTGTCCCAGCCCCCGGCCAGAGTCACCATCAAGATGGAGTGTAACCCCAACCAGGTTAACGGGTCAAG GAATTCTCCAGATGACTGCAGCGTGGCAAAAGGAGGGAAGATGGTGAGCAGCTCGGACAGTGTTGGGATGAACTATGGAAACTACATGGAGGAGAAGCACGTTCCACCCCCAAACATGACGACCAATGAACGAAGAGTCATTGTGCCAGCAG ACCCCACGCTGTGGAGCACAGACCACGTGCGCCAGTGGCTGGAGTGGGCGGTGAAGGAGTACGGGCTGCCGGACGTGGACATCCTGCTCTTCCAGAACATCGACGGCAAGGAGCTCTGCAAAATGACCAAGGATGACTTCCAGAGGCTCACCCCCAGCTACAATGCAGACATCCTCCTGTCACACCTACACTACCTCAGAGAGA gAGGTGccacttttatttttccaaacacATCAGTTTATCCAGAAGCAACACAAAGAATTACAACCAGGCCAG atTTGCCTTATGAGCAAGCCAGGAGATCAGCATGGACGAGTCACACCCACCCCAGCCCTCAGTCAAAAG ctACTCAGCCATCATCCTCAACAGTTCCCAAAACAGAAGACCAGCGTCCTCAGTTAG ATCCATATCAGATTCTTGGACCGACCAGCAGCCGACTTGCAAATCCAG GGAGCGGGCAGATCCAGCTGTGGCAgttcctgctggagctgctgtcgGACAGCTCCAACTCCAACTGCATCACCTGGGAGGGCACCAACGGCGAGTTCAAGATGACGGACCCCGACGAGGTGGCGCGGCGCTGGGGCGAGCGCAAGAGCAAGCCCAACATGAACTACGACAAGCTCAGCCGCGCCCTCCGCTACTACTACGACAAGAACATCATGACCAAGGTGCACGGCAAGCGCTACGCCTACAAATTCGACTTCCACGGCATCGCCCAGGCCCTGCAGCCTCACCCCCCGGAGTCGTCCATGTACAAATACCCGTCAGACCTGCCCTACATGAGCTCGTACCACGCGCACCCGCAGAAGATGAACTTTGTAGCTCCCCACCCCCCTGCCTTGCCCGTAACATCCTCCAGCTTTTTTGCTGCCCCCAATCCGTACTGGAATTCGCCGACTGGAGGGATCTACCCCAACACCAGGCTGCCAGCTGCTCATATGCCTTCTCATCTTGGCACCTACTACTAA
- the ERG gene encoding transcriptional regulator ERG isoform X2, translated as MASTIKEALSVVSEDQSLFECAYGSPHLTKTEMTASSSSEYGQTSKMSPRVPQQDWLSQPPARVTIKMECNPNQVNGSRNSPDDCSVAKGGKMVSSSDSVGMNYGNYMEEKHVPPPNMTTNERRVIVPADPTLWSTDHVRQWLEWAVKEYGLPDVDILLFQNIDGKELCKMTKDDFQRLTPSYNADILLSHLHYLRETPLPHLTSDDVDKALQNSPRLMHARNTGGATFIFPNTSVYPEATQRITTRPDLPYEQARRSAWTSHTHPSPQSKATQPSSSTVPKTEDQRPQLDPYQILGPTSSRLANPGSGQIQLWQFLLELLSDSSNSNCITWEGTNGEFKMTDPDEVARRWGERKSKPNMNYDKLSRALRYYYDKNIMTKVHGKRYAYKFDFHGIAQALQPHPPESSMYKYPSDLPYMSSYHAHPQKMNFVAPHPPALPVTSSSFFAAPNPYWNSPTGGIYPNTRLPAAHMPSHLGTYY; from the exons GAAGCGTTATCGGTGGTGAGCGAAGACCAGTCCCTGTTCGAGTGTGCCTACGGATCACCCCACCTCACCAAGACAGAGATGACGGCCTCCTCCTCCAGTGAATATGGGCAGACCTCAAAGATGAGCCCACGTGTCCCCCAGCAGGACTGGTTGTCCCAGCCCCCGGCCAGAGTCACCATCAAGATGGAGTGTAACCCCAACCAGGTTAACGGGTCAAG GAATTCTCCAGATGACTGCAGCGTGGCAAAAGGAGGGAAGATGGTGAGCAGCTCGGACAGTGTTGGGATGAACTATGGAAACTACATGGAGGAGAAGCACGTTCCACCCCCAAACATGACGACCAATGAACGAAGAGTCATTGTGCCAGCAG ACCCCACGCTGTGGAGCACAGACCACGTGCGCCAGTGGCTGGAGTGGGCGGTGAAGGAGTACGGGCTGCCGGACGTGGACATCCTGCTCTTCCAGAACATCGACGGCAAGGAGCTCTGCAAAATGACCAAGGATGACTTCCAGAGGCTCACCCCCAGCTACAATGCAGACATCCTCCTGTCACACCTACACTACCTCAGAGAGA ctCCTCTTCCACATTTGACTTCAGATGATGTTGATAAGGCCTTACAAAACTCTCCACGGTTAATGCATGCTAGAAACACAG gAGGTGccacttttatttttccaaacacATCAGTTTATCCAGAAGCAACACAAAGAATTACAACCAGGCCAG atTTGCCTTATGAGCAAGCCAGGAGATCAGCATGGACGAGTCACACCCACCCCAGCCCTCAGTCAAAAG ctACTCAGCCATCATCCTCAACAGTTCCCAAAACAGAAGACCAGCGTCCTCAGTTAG ATCCATATCAGATTCTTGGACCGACCAGCAGCCGACTTGCAAATCCAG GGAGCGGGCAGATCCAGCTGTGGCAgttcctgctggagctgctgtcgGACAGCTCCAACTCCAACTGCATCACCTGGGAGGGCACCAACGGCGAGTTCAAGATGACGGACCCCGACGAGGTGGCGCGGCGCTGGGGCGAGCGCAAGAGCAAGCCCAACATGAACTACGACAAGCTCAGCCGCGCCCTCCGCTACTACTACGACAAGAACATCATGACCAAGGTGCACGGCAAGCGCTACGCCTACAAATTCGACTTCCACGGCATCGCCCAGGCCCTGCAGCCTCACCCCCCGGAGTCGTCCATGTACAAATACCCGTCAGACCTGCCCTACATGAGCTCGTACCACGCGCACCCGCAGAAGATGAACTTTGTAGCTCCCCACCCCCCTGCCTTGCCCGTAACATCCTCCAGCTTTTTTGCTGCCCCCAATCCGTACTGGAATTCGCCGACTGGAGGGATCTACCCCAACACCAGGCTGCCAGCTGCTCATATGCCTTCTCATCTTGGCACCTACTACTAA